agattttacaaaaaaaaaagaaaataagaaagagTATAACATTATCATATTACTTTAATGTCGTCGGGATTAGAATTGGTATAGGTAGTCAACAGAAAACTaaagtaattttaaaataaccaaaatattgaactctttcttatttgtatttaaaaaaaaaaaagaattgagatCACTCTCTCTCGCTACACCACAatatgataataattttaagggctAAATATACGTTTTCACTTGAATTAACAAACTTCGTTAAATTTGACTATCAACCCTAGAGTAAAATGATTAAAAAGTAAAGTTAAGGGAGAAATTGATAGTGGTACCAAACGTTAAAGGGTTAAGTGATAATAACACAAGAAAATACACAATGACTAATATATTGTCATTTTTTCCTtaccaaaaatgaaaaaaattatttgttcaGTATATTTAAGTAATAATTTTATACTCAAAGTACGGTGCCCTAATCTGCTTGTAAGAAGGGGGAAAAAACAAGGGTAAGGGTTCATGAGAATCACCCTCGAGAAAACTACACATGCATGGGTGTTATTGGTAAATTGTTAAAGGGAAATGATATTCAGTGGAGATTTGATTTTAGATATGAAGTAGCTGTAACTTGTATAAAATAGGAAGTTACGTGgagtttaaatatatttaatattttaccgTAAACATAAATTCTATAAACCAGGAACATACTCCATCGTATAAGCTAGCAACATATCAACAATTTAATTATTTAGAGTTAAACGCAAAATGCACCCTTTCAACTATTTTGTGCTGGTAACCTGCCCcctattctattttttttttaatatatatacataaaagTTTAAGTGGATACGACTCTTGTCGTACTGGGGTCAGGCAGGGCATACTTTCGGGAGACTttcctttttatatatatacataaaaaTTTGAGTGGATTCGACTTTATTTATGCGGGTGGAGCATGCTTTCGGGAACTATAGATAGCTTATAGAGATTATGCCCTCTATTCAATTAATTGTAGCAATCCGCGGCCCGACGGTGAACTGCAGCAATTAGTTtcaaaattccttttttttttttggaattgtAATTGATTGTAGCTGCCTCACTTCcatatttgttttcttttcttttctttttttttctggtagGATCTTTAGTTTAGCTATATTATTTGGCTGCTAAGTTTGTGGTTTACGTTTTTTGGTAGCttatatgcatatatattcCTACTATTGAATGTTTTGATATCTGTTAGATTTTTGGAGCAATTTTGTTATGCAGCATCCTTTAATTAGAATGATTTTGGCCAAGACTGAATTGTTACTAGATTTTTTTGATTATAGGACGAATTTCTGATAACCATGCTTAAGCTGAATTATATTTGTTTCATTTGTTGACTGATTTTATCTGCCGGCATGCTTGCAGTTTATTCCAAGGTTATGTTTTTATTGCAGCGGTATAtttgtgtttttatgtgttgttatttatgttggaagAAGAGCATGCAAGGAGGACAACAAAAAAATCCTGCATTGtagcagattttttttttgtttttggctgTTGTTTTTGGATTCAGTGCTATCAGTCCTGGTCATTCTTAATGGGTATTTTGTCAGGCTTACTTTCCTTCTAAGGACTTGTATGGTTCTTTTGTTCACATAGGACTCCATGTGGTCAATTAACGAGCTTCGACACAGTAATCTTGTTCTTGTTGCTCTTAAAATGGTACTAAATGTAATTCTTTTGTTATTCATTTTCTCATTCTTGATAACAGAGGGAAAAGTAGCAGAAAGTTTTGATCATGATGGAATCAAGGGCAATACTTGCCACTGGTTTTGGACCGAGGAAGGTGAGACAGGATCACTCTTACtaacacaaaacaaaagaattttCTTTCTTGTAACTATTTGCTAAAGGAAACATATGGTTGCTGCTGGATCTTTTTCTTCCCCTCTCCCTTCTCAATAGTGTGCAAAGATAGGGTAGCCCCTCAAGGATCAAATTAGTCAGTTTCCGGATGAAATCCTTGTTTATATTCTGTCTTCTCTAACGCTAAAAGAAGCAGCCAGAACAAGTGTTCTTTCAAAGCGTTGGATAGATCTGTGGAGGTCTATGGCTTGCCTTGATTTTGATGCTTCGAAAGTGCGAAAGAGGATGTTTTTAATACGCAGCAGGGCAAGGAATCTGGACTTTGTTAAAAAGGAAAAGCGTAAGTATGTTGAATGGGTTGACAAGGTGCTGCTCCAATCAAACAAATGCTTGGGATTAGATTATTTGAGAGTTGCATATTATTTGGACAATTTTTATGCAGATGAGATTGATGAATGGCTTCAGCATGCATTTGCAAGGAGAGTGCAAAGGCTGGAATTGGACCTGTTTCCAGATGATGGCCCGCCTTCTTCTCGAGAATCATATACTTTTCATTATGAACTTTTTTGTCTTAGCAGTGGTAAATCTCAACCTGGTTACTCTGAAATCCATCATCATGCACAGATTGGCTTCAAGTCCCTTGGAGCATTGAGTTTGAAAAGTCTGAATGTAACTGGGGGGGTACTGGAATTCTTCTTGATCAATTGTCCATTTCTTGAGCGCCTGGTAGTGGAGGCCTCTTCAGTTTTGATCAACCTTCGAGTTTGTGGTCCATCTATTGCCTTGAAATATCTGGAGGTATGCTGCTGTTTGAAGTTGCAATCCATTATTGTCAGCGACACAAATTTAGTCTCCCTTACAACTACAGCAGCACACCATCTTGTACTTCAGAATGTCCCCATGCTTGTGAATGTATGGGTTTCTGGGGATTCCCTTAACTTGGTCAGGGATGTTACTTCTTGGCTTTCTTGCTGCTTGTCAAAACTAGAGGTTCTTACTTTACGTGCCGACGAGTTTCAAGTTTCACAGGTTTTTTCTAGTTATTTAATGGAACTCTTTGAAGAGATTCCTTTCCAACTATTGTTTATAATCACTGCCAACTGCTTGCCTCACTGGTTTGAttttgctttcttcttgtttgatCATCCTAGGAAAAAGGAATTGTTCATGAGCTTCCTCAACTTACCAATCTGAAGGAGTTCGTCTTAATAGCTTTTGCATCAAAAGATgacagtttgattggatttacTTCTTTGATCAGGGCTTCCCCCAACTTGGAGAAGTTTGTGCTGAAGGTAGCATATTGCTGTACTAATCTCAGCCATCGTTTTCTTTTACTGTCTGGTTTTGTTTTCTTGAGCCTTGCTTTAGTTATTCTTGTCATTCACCGTGGCATTTGCTGCATGCCATGCCATGCCATTGAGCATCATACTCTGGGACTTGAACATTCTTATGATTATGAACATTTAAACGCAGTCTAGGAGCCCAATCAATTCTTGAAAGCGAAAAGGCAATGATTATACTAACATGCTTCGTGTCAGTGTGACATGCTGTTTCTGTTGCTGCTCCTattcgtttctttctttttctaatttgtGTTGTGTACTCTTAGCAGATTTTCCCCCGTTCTTTTTGATCTGCAATATTTTAGTTATTGACAGCTTAATCTGTTTGCAGTTGGAATCATGGTGGAATGATATGGTCAGGGGAGAtagaaagttgaagaaagcTGCCAGCTTTCCGCTCCAACATCTGAAAGTGGTTGAGTTACTTGGATACTATGGTCGCAGAagtgaacttgaacttg
This portion of the Coffea eugenioides isolate CCC68of chromosome 11, Ceug_1.0, whole genome shotgun sequence genome encodes:
- the LOC113753659 gene encoding uncharacterized protein LOC113753659 isoform X2, with translation MWSINELRHSNLVLVALKMVLNVILLLFIFSFLITEGKVAESFDHDGIKGNTCHWFWTEEDEIDEWLQHAFARRVQRLELDLFPDDGPPSSRESYTFHYELFCLSSGKSQPGYSEIHHHAQIGFKSLGALSLKSLNVTGGVLEFFLINCPFLERLVVEASSVLINLRVCGPSIALKYLEVCCCLKLQSIIVSDTNLVSLTTTAAHHLVLQNVPMLVNVWVSGDSLNLVRDVTSWLSCCLSKLEVLTLRADEFQVSQEKGIVHELPQLTNLKEFVLIAFASKDDSLIGFTSLIRASPNLEKFVLKLESWWNDMVRGDRKLKKAASFPLQHLKVVELLGYYGRRSELELVEYFLENAIVLEKLIIDPRDPGNVTWPKTRKERKQEMKEEKLARNCAKQQLEGLIPSHIEFSIL
- the LOC113753659 gene encoding uncharacterized protein LOC113753659 isoform X3, whose protein sequence is MACLDFDASKVRKRMFLIRSRARNLDFVKKEKHEIDEWLQHAFARRVQRLELDLFPDDGPPSSRESYTFHYELFCLSSGKSQPGYSEIHHHAQIGFKSLGALSLKSLNVTGGVLEFFLINCPFLERLVVEASSVLINLRVCGPSIALKYLEVCCCLKLQSIIVSDTNLVSLTTTAAHHLVLQNVPMLVNVWVSGDSLNLVRDVTSWLSCCLSKLEVLTLRADEFQVSQEKGIVHELPQLTNLKEFVLIAFASKDDSLIGFTSLIRASPNLEKFVLKLESWWNDMVRGDRKLKKAASFPLQHLKVVELLGYYGRRSELELVEYFLENAIVLEKLIIDPRDPGNVTWPKTRKERKQEMKEEKLARNCAKQQLEGLIPSHIEFSIL
- the LOC113753659 gene encoding uncharacterized protein LOC113753659 isoform X1 encodes the protein MACLDFDASKVRKRMFLIRSRARNLDFVKKEKRKYVEWVDKVLLQSNKCLGLDYLRVAYYLDNFYADEIDEWLQHAFARRVQRLELDLFPDDGPPSSRESYTFHYELFCLSSGKSQPGYSEIHHHAQIGFKSLGALSLKSLNVTGGVLEFFLINCPFLERLVVEASSVLINLRVCGPSIALKYLEVCCCLKLQSIIVSDTNLVSLTTTAAHHLVLQNVPMLVNVWVSGDSLNLVRDVTSWLSCCLSKLEVLTLRADEFQVSQEKGIVHELPQLTNLKEFVLIAFASKDDSLIGFTSLIRASPNLEKFVLKLESWWNDMVRGDRKLKKAASFPLQHLKVVELLGYYGRRSELELVEYFLENAIVLEKLIIDPRDPGNVTWPKTRKERKQEMKEEKLARNCAKQQLEGLIPSHIEFSIL
- the LOC113753659 gene encoding uncharacterized protein LOC113753659 isoform X4, coding for MACLDFDASKVRKRMFLIRSRARNLDFVKKEKRKYVEWVDKVLLQSNKCLGLDYLRVAYYLDNFYADEIDEWLQHAFARRVQRLELDLFPDDGPPSSRESYTFHYELFCLSSGKSQPGYSEIHHHAQIGFKSLGALSLKSLNVTGGVLEFFLINCPFLERLVVEASSVLINLRVCGPSIALKYLEEKGIVHELPQLTNLKEFVLIAFASKDDSLIGFTSLIRASPNLEKFVLKLESWWNDMVRGDRKLKKAASFPLQHLKVVELLGYYGRRSELELVEYFLENAIVLEKLIIDPRDPGNVTWPKTRKERKQEMKEEKLARNCAKQQLEGLIPSHIEFSIL